A genomic segment from Nymphalis io chromosome 15, ilAglIoxx1.1, whole genome shotgun sequence encodes:
- the LOC126774005 gene encoding uncharacterized protein LOC126774005 isoform X1: protein MESRSAPPSPDESGEAVFDSRCGRYPHQPSLQRAFASCRETGRPRPHHRHAASEPARPDDRVLTTAEVHDYPSSESGIAADCPHPHSSNADDSPCYDRSDYEGNSNYSLRHNFHHTIDCSKHRSELNCSHTPDYNHDDSDCDRGHSRSQTSRRPHRKHRREDGDEAQSLDERCARDLDEILPARLAAVNLSRDQPPQSWNRSNIAATMERFEPVDYSYAYYDHHLSMPSSSRKANRLRGRGGVPRDRSARHNFVTRYGTEENIYEEITDGSRTCPKHRYGPRQSLVSLDRSVVEEEVRRVESRHKRILGELNLSVEAMLMPECESPDSEVAEDRDNIEELLRVGPTDELLSPASCNPPDLDSGFSGSSSGASYVGSLRRKPTGSVPHLPAVAYGTRGAGVRILGADECNLRCPRDGPSPRSSSCGDAKSSGFWNKKAWRKISGFSSSNSINKAGLTDEACRPSRAKSRTATIPYSYSNGKLVVPLDSLAQS, encoded by the exons ATGGAATCACGAAGTGCGCCGCCAAGCCCCGACGAATCTGGGGAGGCGGTGTTCGACTCACGGTGTGGACGATACCCTCACCAGCCTTCTCTACAGAGGGCCTTTGCAAGCTGTCGCGAGACCGGTCGACCTCGACCCCATCATCGTCATGCAGCATCCGAGCCAGCACGACCAGACGATCGTGTTCTTACAACAGCCGAGGTACACGATTATCCCTCATCAGAGTCAGGCATCGCTGCCGATTGCCCTCATCCACATTCGAGCAACGCCGACGATAGTCCGTGTTACGATCGATCAGATTACGAAGGAAATTCTAATTACAGTCTAAGGCACAACTTTCATCACACGATCGATTGCAGTAAACATAGATCTGAATTAAATTGTAGTCATACTCCAGATTACAACCACGATGATTCTGATTGTGATAGAGGGCATTCTCGTTCACAAACATCACGTCGCCCACATCGAAAACATAGACGAGAGGATGGAGATGAGGCACAATCACTTGATGAACGTTGTGCCCGTGATCTTGATGAAATATTACCTGCAAGGCTTGCTGCAGTAAATCTCTCGAGGGACCAGCCACCACAATCATGGAATCGAAGTAATATTGCAGCTACAATGGAGCGGTTTGAACCCGTCGATTACTCCTATGCTTATTACGACCATCATTTATCAATGCCTTCTTCGTCAAGGAAAGCAAACCGTCTGCGCGGACGAGGTGGAGTCCCGCGGGACCGATCTGCTCGACACAATTTTGTAACGAGATATGGCACTGAAGAAAACATTTACGAGGAAATAACAGATGGTTCTAGAACATGCCCCAAACATCGATATGGACCTCGGCAATCTCTAGTTTCACTTGATAGGAGCGTTGTTGAAGAAGAAGTGCGTAGAGTAGAGTCAAGACATAAACGAATTTTGGGAGAATTGAATCTTAGTGTAGAAGCGATGTTAATGCCAGAGTGTGAATCACCTGACTCTGAAGTGGCTGAGGACCGTGATAATATAGAAGAATTATTAAGAGTTGGTCCCACAGATGAGTTATTATCTCCTGCTAGCTGTAATCCTCCCGATTTGgacagtggttttagtggaaGCAGTAGTGGAGCAAGCTATGTTGGTAGCTTAAGAAGAAAACCTACAGGTTCAGTACCACATCTACCTGCCGTAGCTTATGGAACGCGAGGTGCTGGTGTGCGAATTTTAGGTGCAGATGAATGTAATTTGCGCTGTCCTCGAGATGGTCCGTCGCCAAGAAGCTCTAGTTGTGGAGATGCAAAATCCAGTGGCTTTTGGAATAAAAAAGCTTGGAGGAAAATATCTGGGTTTTCGAGCTCCAATAGTATAAACAAAGCTGGCTTAACAG ATGAAGCATGTAGGCCAAGCAGAGCTAAATCCAGAACGGCTACTATACCATAcag TTACTCCAACGGAAAACTGGTGGTGCCGTTGGATTCCCTAGCACAGAGCTGA
- the LOC126774005 gene encoding uncharacterized protein LOC126774005 isoform X2, which produces MESRSAPPSPDESGEAVFDSRCGRYPHQPSLQRAFASCRETGRPRPHHRHAASEPARPDDRVLTTAEVHDYPSSESGIAADCPHPHSSNADDSPCYDRSDYEGNSNYSLRHNFHHTIDCSKHRSELNCSHTPDYNHDDSDCDRGHSRSQTSRRPHRKHRREDGDEAQSLDERCARDLDEILPARLAAVNLSRDQPPQSWNRSNIAATMERFEPVDYSYAYYDHHLSMPSSSRKANRLRGRGGVPRDRSARHNFVTRYGTEENIYEEITDGSRTCPKHRYGPRQSLVSLDRSVVEEEVRRVESRHKRILGELNLSVEAMLMPECESPDSEVAEDRDNIEELLRVGPTDELLSPASCNPPDLDSGFSGSSSGASYVGSLRRKPTGSVPHLPAVAYGTRGAGVRILGADECNLRCPRDGPSPRSSSCGDAKSSGFWNKKAWRKISGFSSSNSINKAGLTVTPTENWWCRWIP; this is translated from the exons ATGGAATCACGAAGTGCGCCGCCAAGCCCCGACGAATCTGGGGAGGCGGTGTTCGACTCACGGTGTGGACGATACCCTCACCAGCCTTCTCTACAGAGGGCCTTTGCAAGCTGTCGCGAGACCGGTCGACCTCGACCCCATCATCGTCATGCAGCATCCGAGCCAGCACGACCAGACGATCGTGTTCTTACAACAGCCGAGGTACACGATTATCCCTCATCAGAGTCAGGCATCGCTGCCGATTGCCCTCATCCACATTCGAGCAACGCCGACGATAGTCCGTGTTACGATCGATCAGATTACGAAGGAAATTCTAATTACAGTCTAAGGCACAACTTTCATCACACGATCGATTGCAGTAAACATAGATCTGAATTAAATTGTAGTCATACTCCAGATTACAACCACGATGATTCTGATTGTGATAGAGGGCATTCTCGTTCACAAACATCACGTCGCCCACATCGAAAACATAGACGAGAGGATGGAGATGAGGCACAATCACTTGATGAACGTTGTGCCCGTGATCTTGATGAAATATTACCTGCAAGGCTTGCTGCAGTAAATCTCTCGAGGGACCAGCCACCACAATCATGGAATCGAAGTAATATTGCAGCTACAATGGAGCGGTTTGAACCCGTCGATTACTCCTATGCTTATTACGACCATCATTTATCAATGCCTTCTTCGTCAAGGAAAGCAAACCGTCTGCGCGGACGAGGTGGAGTCCCGCGGGACCGATCTGCTCGACACAATTTTGTAACGAGATATGGCACTGAAGAAAACATTTACGAGGAAATAACAGATGGTTCTAGAACATGCCCCAAACATCGATATGGACCTCGGCAATCTCTAGTTTCACTTGATAGGAGCGTTGTTGAAGAAGAAGTGCGTAGAGTAGAGTCAAGACATAAACGAATTTTGGGAGAATTGAATCTTAGTGTAGAAGCGATGTTAATGCCAGAGTGTGAATCACCTGACTCTGAAGTGGCTGAGGACCGTGATAATATAGAAGAATTATTAAGAGTTGGTCCCACAGATGAGTTATTATCTCCTGCTAGCTGTAATCCTCCCGATTTGgacagtggttttagtggaaGCAGTAGTGGAGCAAGCTATGTTGGTAGCTTAAGAAGAAAACCTACAGGTTCAGTACCACATCTACCTGCCGTAGCTTATGGAACGCGAGGTGCTGGTGTGCGAATTTTAGGTGCAGATGAATGTAATTTGCGCTGTCCTCGAGATGGTCCGTCGCCAAGAAGCTCTAGTTGTGGAGATGCAAAATCCAGTGGCTTTTGGAATAAAAAAGCTTGGAGGAAAATATCTGGGTTTTCGAGCTCCAATAGTATAAACAAAGCTGGCTTAACAG TTACTCCAACGGAAAACTGGTGGTGCCGTTGGATTCCCTAG